The Cohnella abietis genome has a segment encoding these proteins:
- a CDS encoding PHP domain-containing protein, which yields MKNKIYLDGSKPTYKGNLHLHTTWSDGSLPAAEVVQAFKEKGYQFISISDHDIYSRTDEFNSADFITIPGMERGGLNPVLDKDPGYHIGVIDDPTVEPEEERFEHLQTFSTPIPWEGDHSPQVLIDKMRAHGNLVIFNHPEWHLTRFEDMVKYDGFFAIEIYNHATEWSTSSSYGAAYWDHALQNGKRVFGIAGDDSHEHNPNWKVPEYGGGWVKVQSAALTHVDIVQSLKQGQFYSSSGPEIYDLRVEDGQLSIECSPCKFIMFKAFPLRGPFVGNYESGEPVSQASMAIEEDMEYIRVECIDFQGNVAWSNPVFVADLIQGGE from the coding sequence ATGAAAAACAAAATTTACTTAGATGGCAGCAAGCCTACGTATAAAGGGAATTTGCATCTTCATACGACATGGTCTGATGGATCTCTTCCGGCAGCTGAGGTCGTTCAAGCCTTCAAGGAGAAGGGCTATCAGTTTATTTCTATAAGTGACCATGACATATATTCGAGAACGGACGAGTTCAATTCTGCGGATTTCATTACGATTCCTGGAATGGAAAGAGGCGGTCTGAATCCTGTGCTCGACAAAGATCCAGGCTATCATATCGGCGTAATAGATGACCCTACTGTTGAGCCCGAAGAAGAAAGATTCGAGCATTTGCAGACCTTCTCAACACCAATTCCTTGGGAAGGCGATCATTCTCCGCAGGTGCTGATTGATAAGATGCGAGCGCACGGCAATTTGGTTATTTTTAATCATCCGGAATGGCACTTAACGCGCTTCGAAGACATGGTCAAATATGATGGATTCTTTGCTATTGAAATCTATAACCACGCAACAGAATGGTCAACCTCGAGCTCCTATGGAGCAGCTTATTGGGATCATGCGCTACAAAATGGCAAAAGAGTATTCGGTATCGCGGGAGATGATTCCCATGAGCATAATCCGAATTGGAAGGTTCCTGAATACGGTGGAGGCTGGGTGAAGGTACAATCGGCTGCGTTAACGCATGTAGACATCGTGCAAAGTCTAAAGCAAGGACAATTCTATTCAAGCAGCGGTCCAGAAATCTATGATTTGCGAGTTGAGGATGGCCAATTATCAATAGAATGCTCACCATGTAAATTCATTATGTTCAAAGCTTTTCCTCTTAGAGGACCTTTCGTAGGCAACTACGAGAGCGGGGAGCCAGTGTCTCAGGCATCGATGGCAATCGAAGAGGATATGGAATATATCCGTGTGGAATGTATCGATTTTCAAGGTAATGTTGCTTGGTCTAATCCAGTGTTTGTAGCGGACTTAATTCAGGGAGGTGAGTAG
- a CDS encoding MATE family efflux transporter, which yields MSSLETQFRKDMKKLVLPSILQMLIGNSFSLINTLMVGSLGDIAIGVMAAAGQISFILSMILTAIFGITAFITQFYGTNDYVNVKKAFGLMLISSIVITLVVFILVSCFKAPLLSLFIKDEEAIAYGVQYLSVIVFVFLINSIKEVYGNALGSIGKIKLTLVVGIIAMIVNIVLDYILIYGKFGFPSYGIVGAAWATLASSLLSTFLLLGYVYWKRYYVNVTLKEIFSFDWPFVKKVYTTTLPLMFHEGLWAVGNMLYAVAFGHLGIVALATYQLANTFNSYFMMGIFGFAYAAKVMIGQKLSQDDPSEAIIYARKFTRIALYSALAVSAVVLLLNPYLVYLFPNLSSEVQSAFRHVVIIQALVLVMFFLNNLWIVGMFRAGGDNLYTMNLILITTWLIALPLVFAGAYLFHWPVEWVYLMFTLEEVSKACIGFFRYRSNKWARNLVRDM from the coding sequence ATGAGCAGCTTAGAAACGCAATTTCGCAAAGATATGAAGAAGCTTGTCCTGCCCTCCATTTTACAAATGCTAATCGGCAATTCATTTTCGTTAATCAATACGTTAATGGTTGGAAGCTTAGGAGACATAGCTATTGGAGTTATGGCAGCAGCAGGACAGATCAGCTTCATCCTCAGTATGATTTTAACGGCGATATTCGGAATTACTGCCTTTATAACACAATTTTATGGCACAAACGACTATGTAAATGTGAAGAAAGCATTCGGTCTTATGCTCATTTCCAGTATCGTCATTACTTTGGTTGTATTTATTCTAGTTTCCTGTTTTAAGGCTCCGCTTCTCTCGCTTTTTATCAAGGACGAAGAGGCTATCGCTTATGGTGTTCAATATTTATCCGTTATCGTATTCGTTTTTCTCATTAATTCGATTAAGGAAGTATACGGTAACGCTCTCGGCTCCATTGGCAAAATAAAGCTAACATTAGTAGTTGGCATCATTGCGATGATAGTCAATATTGTTCTGGATTATATACTCATATACGGAAAATTCGGATTTCCTAGCTACGGTATTGTTGGGGCGGCATGGGCAACGTTAGCCTCATCATTACTAAGTACATTCTTACTACTGGGCTACGTTTATTGGAAAAGGTATTACGTAAATGTCACTTTGAAAGAAATTTTCTCATTTGATTGGCCATTTGTGAAAAAAGTCTATACCACAACACTCCCACTCATGTTCCATGAAGGTTTATGGGCGGTCGGAAATATGTTATATGCCGTTGCATTCGGACATTTGGGCATAGTGGCGCTAGCGACCTATCAATTGGCGAATACGTTCAATAGCTATTTTATGATGGGAATATTCGGCTTTGCTTATGCAGCAAAAGTAATGATAGGACAGAAGCTAAGTCAGGATGATCCGAGTGAAGCGATTATTTACGCTCGTAAATTTACCCGCATCGCATTGTATTCAGCATTAGCTGTAAGTGCAGTGGTGCTTCTCTTAAATCCGTATCTTGTTTATCTATTTCCTAACCTCAGCAGTGAGGTCCAATCGGCATTTCGTCATGTCGTCATTATTCAAGCTTTAGTGTTGGTTATGTTCTTCTTAAATAACTTATGGATTGTCGGCATGTTTAGAGCAGGTGGAGATAACCTGTACACGATGAATTTAATTTTGATTACAACCTGGCTTATAGCCCTCCCATTAGTGTTTGCGGGGGCGTATCTTTTCCACTGGCCGGTGGAGTGGGTTTATCTCATGTTTACACTCGAGGAAGTATCTAAGGCGTGTATTGGATTTTTCAGATACCGTTCAAATAAGTGGGCTAGAAATCTTGTTCGCGACATGTAG
- a CDS encoding PHP domain-containing protein, whose translation MGTDPIIYLDGSKRKYKGNIHTHSTRSDGQYAPEVVINAYKNKGYDFMCLSDHEIYFKSNAHDDDHFIMLDGYEMACEMSWQKTGQQYHVHGLLDESLNSDSEFEHDEEHEKPDYEDLGTIQSMIDDMRNRGNLIIMNHPEWSRNKLDDLLKLQGYFAIEIYNHQSELDEAVGYGVKHWDYLLKNGRKVFGIAADDAHGGDMNTAISEFFGGWVCVEAEKLQQQSIISALKSGHYYSSNGPEIFDLRVEDGFLHIECSPVKFIRFITHPFNGRTLYHKDASLITKGSYRVEGLEQYIRVECVDFEGNVAWSNPIFPSELY comes from the coding sequence ATGGGAACTGATCCGATCATCTACTTGGATGGAAGTAAACGTAAGTATAAAGGCAATATTCATACCCATTCAACACGAAGCGATGGACAATATGCTCCTGAGGTTGTTATTAACGCTTATAAGAATAAGGGCTATGACTTCATGTGCCTGAGTGATCATGAGATTTATTTCAAGTCCAATGCGCATGACGATGATCATTTTATTATGTTGGATGGCTACGAAATGGCCTGTGAGATGAGCTGGCAGAAGACAGGGCAGCAATATCATGTTCATGGGCTGCTTGACGAGTCACTAAATTCGGACAGTGAATTCGAGCATGACGAAGAGCACGAGAAGCCTGATTATGAGGATTTAGGGACCATTCAAAGCATGATTGACGATATGCGGAACAGAGGGAACCTTATTATCATGAATCACCCGGAATGGTCTAGAAATAAGCTGGATGATTTATTGAAGCTTCAGGGCTATTTTGCCATTGAAATCTACAACCATCAGTCCGAGCTTGATGAAGCGGTTGGTTACGGTGTGAAGCATTGGGACTATTTATTGAAAAATGGTCGCAAGGTTTTCGGGATTGCTGCAGATGACGCTCATGGTGGGGATATGAATACCGCCATATCAGAGTTTTTTGGCGGTTGGGTGTGCGTAGAAGCAGAGAAGCTGCAGCAGCAATCGATTATTTCCGCCTTGAAAAGCGGTCATTACTATTCATCGAATGGTCCAGAAATCTTTGACCTTCGGGTTGAGGATGGCTTCTTACACATTGAGTGTTCCCCGGTAAAATTTATTAGATTCATTACCCATCCTTTTAATGGACGGACTTTATATCATAAGGATGCTTCTCTAATAACCAAAGGAAGCTACAGGGTTGAGGGGCTAGAGCAATATATTCGCGTGGAATGTGTTGATTTTGAAGGGAATGTGGCGTGGTCCAACCCTATTTTCCCATCTGAGCTGTATTAG